The following are encoded in a window of Rubellicoccus peritrichatus genomic DNA:
- a CDS encoding CYTH domain-containing protein encodes MPKEIERKFIVDTTQLPKLSNGDHYTQGYIDPERATMRVRITPKGCVLTFKSKEGGTTRSEYEFPVDEATGRALLEDLGRKPFIDKTRVRHDVDGKTWEIDTFYGDNEGLVMAEVELDSEDETITIPEWAVKEVTNDARYYNANLSQRPYSTFAKERTSQ; translated from the coding sequence ATGCCCAAAGAAATTGAGAGAAAATTCATCGTTGATACGACACAATTGCCTAAGTTATCCAATGGTGATCACTACACACAGGGATACATCGATCCGGAGCGAGCAACGATGCGTGTGCGTATAACCCCCAAAGGCTGCGTGCTAACATTTAAAAGTAAGGAAGGCGGTACTACTCGAAGTGAGTACGAATTCCCGGTTGATGAGGCGACAGGCAGAGCACTACTTGAAGATTTAGGCAGAAAACCATTCATCGATAAAACACGTGTCCGTCATGATGTTGACGGGAAGACCTGGGAGATTGATACATTTTACGGCGACAATGAGGGCCTGGTCATGGCTGAAGTCGAACTCGATTCCGAAGATGAAACAATCACTATCCCTGAATGGGCAGTTAAGGAAGTCACAAACGATGCTCGCTACTACAATGCCAACCTCTCCCAACGCCCCTACTCAACTTTTGCTAAAGAGCGCACCTCCCAATAG
- a CDS encoding NADP-dependent isocitrate dehydrogenase translates to MTSKPSKIIYTETDEAPALATYSFLPIIKAFTDAAGIAVETRDISLSGRIIANFPDFLSEEQRIGDALTELGELAKTPEANIIKLPNISASIPQLNAAIKELQAKGYALPDYPEEAGTDAEKEIKARYDKIKGSAVNPVLREGNSDRRAPGSVKQYAKKHPHSMGAWSTDSKSHVASMSGGDFFGSEKSTTIQEATDVKIEFVGEDGSTKVLKEKTALQAGEVIDAAVMSRDALRSFLEKEIEDAKSQGVLFSVHLKATMMKVSDPIIFGHAVSVFFKDVFEKHGETLDKLGVDLNNGLGDVYTKIKSLPEAQQADIEADIQACYANRPSIAMVDSDRGITNLHVPSDVIIDASMPAAIRTSGQMWNAEGKQQDMKAIIPDRSYAGVYQETIDFCKQHGAFDPTTMGSVSNVGLMAQKAEEYGSHDKTFEIAGKGTVRVVNAAGDVLLEQAVESGDIWRMCQVKDAPIRDWVKLAVNRARATSTPAVFWLNKERAHDAELIKKVEAYLPEHNTDGLEIHIMAPAEATRFSLERIKEGKDTISVTGNVLRDYLTDLFPILELGTSAKMLSIVPLMNGGGLFETGAGGSAPKHVQQFEKEGHLRWDSLGEFLALAVSLEHLASTFDNAKAQVLAETLDQATAQFLENNKSPSRKVKELDNRGSHFYLAMYWAQALASQTKDAELKDKFSELANALTENETKIVDELNAAQGDAVDVGGYYRPDHKKASVAMRPSSTLNDALQAIQERTEVGSA, encoded by the coding sequence ATGACATCAAAGCCTTCCAAAATTATCTATACAGAAACTGATGAGGCGCCAGCATTGGCAACCTATTCATTCCTTCCCATTATCAAAGCGTTTACAGACGCAGCAGGTATCGCCGTTGAAACACGAGATATTTCACTCTCGGGAAGGATCATCGCAAATTTCCCTGATTTCCTAAGCGAAGAACAACGCATTGGTGATGCTCTTACTGAGTTGGGCGAATTGGCCAAGACACCGGAAGCCAACATCATCAAACTTCCAAATATCAGTGCTTCGATTCCACAGCTGAATGCAGCAATCAAAGAGCTGCAAGCCAAAGGCTACGCCCTGCCAGACTACCCTGAAGAAGCTGGAACAGACGCTGAAAAGGAAATCAAAGCACGCTATGACAAGATCAAGGGCAGCGCGGTAAATCCAGTTCTCCGCGAAGGCAACTCAGACCGGCGCGCACCAGGTTCTGTTAAGCAATATGCAAAGAAGCACCCACACTCAATGGGAGCCTGGAGCACCGACTCAAAGTCACATGTAGCCAGCATGTCAGGGGGAGATTTCTTCGGCAGCGAAAAATCCACTACGATCCAGGAAGCAACGGATGTTAAGATCGAATTTGTCGGTGAAGATGGAAGTACAAAAGTCCTAAAAGAGAAGACCGCATTGCAAGCTGGTGAAGTCATCGACGCTGCAGTCATGAGCCGCGATGCCCTTCGTTCTTTTCTTGAGAAGGAAATTGAGGATGCGAAAAGCCAGGGTGTACTATTTTCAGTTCACCTCAAGGCTACTATGATGAAGGTTTCCGACCCAATCATCTTCGGACATGCAGTGTCTGTGTTTTTCAAAGACGTTTTTGAAAAGCATGGCGAAACCCTTGATAAACTCGGCGTTGATCTCAACAATGGACTCGGTGACGTCTACACCAAAATCAAAAGCCTGCCTGAAGCGCAACAAGCGGATATAGAAGCTGACATCCAGGCTTGCTATGCCAATCGTCCCTCAATTGCGATGGTCGATTCAGATCGCGGCATCACTAACCTTCACGTCCCGAGTGATGTCATTATCGATGCTTCCATGCCTGCGGCTATTCGCACTTCAGGCCAAATGTGGAACGCTGAAGGCAAACAGCAGGATATGAAGGCAATCATTCCTGATCGCAGCTATGCCGGCGTTTATCAGGAAACTATCGATTTCTGCAAACAGCATGGTGCCTTTGACCCGACAACAATGGGCAGTGTTTCCAACGTTGGGCTCATGGCCCAAAAAGCTGAAGAGTATGGCTCACATGACAAGACTTTCGAAATCGCAGGCAAAGGCACCGTTCGCGTTGTCAATGCAGCAGGTGATGTGTTGCTCGAACAAGCAGTTGAATCAGGTGATATCTGGCGCATGTGTCAGGTCAAGGACGCTCCCATCCGTGACTGGGTGAAACTCGCAGTAAATCGTGCACGCGCAACATCAACTCCGGCTGTATTCTGGCTGAACAAAGAACGCGCACACGACGCTGAGCTTATCAAAAAAGTAGAAGCATACTTACCCGAACATAACACCGATGGCCTTGAGATCCATATCATGGCTCCAGCTGAGGCAACACGCTTTTCGCTTGAGCGAATCAAGGAAGGCAAGGATACGATTTCTGTAACCGGTAACGTCCTTCGCGATTACCTGACAGACTTATTCCCGATTCTGGAATTGGGAACCAGCGCAAAGATGCTCTCCATCGTTCCTTTAATGAATGGCGGCGGACTCTTTGAAACAGGTGCAGGTGGCTCCGCTCCAAAGCACGTTCAGCAATTCGAAAAAGAAGGCCACCTTCGCTGGGACTCACTGGGAGAATTCCTTGCTTTGGCGGTTTCCCTGGAACACTTGGCCAGCACTTTCGATAACGCAAAAGCACAAGTCCTCGCAGAAACCCTCGATCAGGCGACTGCACAGTTCCTGGAAAACAACAAGTCTCCATCCCGCAAGGTCAAGGAGCTCGACAATCGCGGTAGTCACTTCTATCTCGCCATGTATTGGGCACAGGCACTTGCCTCCCAAACCAAGGACGCTGAACTTAAAGACAAGTTCTCGGAACTGGCTAATGCGCTAACAGAAAATGAAACAAAGATCGTCGATGAGTTAAATGCTGCTCAAGGTGACGCTGTAGATGTTGGCGGTTATTATCGTCCCGATCACAAAAAGGCATCAGTTGCCATGCGACCAAGCTCAACTTTGAATGATGCATTGCAAGCAATTCAGGAGCGCACTGAGGTTGGGTCTGCTTAA
- a CDS encoding pyridoxal phosphate-dependent aminotransferase has translation MASDDARLSDWAKNISPSPTLAVDSKAKALKAEGKDVCGFGAGEPDFDTPNFIKQACEEALRAGQTKYCPAPGLLALRKALVEKYERDNAMSGIDFSQVVVSPGGKYSCYLAILATCGPGDEVIIPAPYWVSYPEMVKLAGATPKTIFAGDDQGFKMTPDQLRNAITPATKLVILNSPSNPTGAIYTPSEIEALVEVVIEKDILLMSDEIYEYLLYDGAKHLSPASISKEAADRTITVAGFSKTFSMTGWRLGTLVAPPAIAKAVASIQSQTSSNATTFAQFGALAALENPDAAKAAIDSMLAVFDKRRIKLLDGLNAIDGITCQRAQGAFYLFPNIKGLGMDSTSFASKLLEEKLVAVVPGIGFGADDYMRLSYATSDEVIDKGLERLTDFCANLG, from the coding sequence ATGGCTAGCGACGACGCCCGACTATCAGACTGGGCTAAAAATATTTCTCCTTCGCCAACCCTCGCGGTTGATTCCAAGGCGAAGGCCTTAAAAGCAGAAGGCAAGGACGTTTGCGGTTTTGGCGCAGGCGAGCCTGATTTTGACACGCCTAATTTCATCAAACAGGCGTGCGAGGAAGCTTTGCGGGCAGGGCAGACAAAGTACTGCCCTGCCCCGGGTTTGCTGGCGCTGCGCAAAGCGCTTGTAGAGAAGTACGAGCGCGATAATGCTATGAGCGGCATTGACTTCTCACAAGTGGTCGTGAGTCCGGGAGGAAAGTACTCCTGCTACTTGGCAATTTTGGCTACATGTGGCCCGGGCGATGAAGTGATCATACCGGCTCCGTACTGGGTAAGCTATCCAGAGATGGTCAAACTGGCTGGAGCCACTCCGAAGACGATCTTTGCTGGCGACGATCAGGGATTCAAAATGACCCCGGATCAACTGCGCAATGCAATCACTCCAGCAACGAAACTCGTCATCCTGAACAGCCCATCCAATCCGACTGGCGCAATCTACACACCTTCGGAAATCGAGGCACTCGTAGAGGTTGTGATTGAAAAAGACATCCTCTTGATGTCGGACGAGATATACGAATACCTGCTCTACGATGGCGCAAAGCATCTCAGCCCAGCATCAATCAGCAAGGAGGCAGCCGACAGGACCATCACTGTCGCAGGTTTCAGTAAAACTTTTTCCATGACTGGCTGGCGGCTTGGCACACTGGTTGCACCACCTGCCATAGCCAAGGCAGTCGCAAGTATTCAGAGTCAGACAAGCTCAAATGCGACAACCTTCGCACAGTTTGGCGCTCTGGCAGCTCTTGAGAATCCTGATGCAGCCAAAGCTGCGATAGACTCAATGCTTGCCGTTTTTGACAAACGTCGAATCAAGCTACTCGATGGCCTTAATGCAATTGACGGCATCACCTGTCAGCGTGCTCAAGGCGCATTCTACCTTTTCCCTAACATTAAGGGACTTGGAATGGACTCCACATCATTCGCCTCGAAGCTGCTTGAAGAAAAGCTCGTGGCAGTTGTCCCCGGCATTGGCTTTGGCGCAGACGATTACATGCGCCTGAGCTATGCGACATCCGATGAGGTCATCGATAAAGGTCTGGAGCGTTTGACTGATTTCTGTGCAAACCTCGGGTAA
- the pcp gene encoding pyroglutamyl-peptidase I → MTKVLLTGFGDWAGSKLNPAEAVATALDGSVVAGAQVESTIAPSVFKKMVDHVTSEIDQRQPDIVLMMGEYNGRTMITVERIAQNIIDATRYGFGDEAGDMPQDEPIAVDGPYAYRSTAPMRAMVLAMRKAGVPADISDTAATFGCNLLMYGVLHYIAQKQLPIRAGWIHLPSLPATAALDKNIGLPSMAVETQVEGLRAAIAAAVEHDQDIDSPVPSRLQI, encoded by the coding sequence ATGACCAAAGTATTGTTGACTGGATTTGGAGATTGGGCGGGTAGCAAGCTGAACCCAGCTGAGGCGGTTGCAACTGCGTTGGATGGTTCTGTTGTTGCTGGCGCTCAGGTTGAGAGCACAATTGCTCCCAGTGTATTTAAGAAGATGGTTGATCATGTTACTTCGGAGATTGATCAACGACAGCCGGACATCGTCTTGATGATGGGGGAGTATAATGGCCGCACCATGATTACGGTTGAGCGCATTGCGCAGAATATTATTGATGCGACGCGGTATGGTTTCGGCGATGAGGCTGGTGATATGCCGCAGGATGAGCCGATCGCCGTAGATGGTCCATATGCCTATCGGTCAACGGCTCCGATGCGTGCCATGGTACTGGCGATGAGAAAGGCAGGGGTTCCCGCTGATATCTCGGACACTGCTGCGACCTTTGGCTGCAATTTGCTCATGTATGGTGTGTTACATTACATTGCCCAGAAGCAATTACCCATTCGGGCAGGGTGGATTCATTTGCCATCCTTACCGGCAACTGCCGCGCTCGACAAAAATATTGGGCTTCCCAGTATGGCGGTCGAAACTCAAGTTGAAGGACTTCGTGCGGCGATTGCTGCTGCGGTTGAGCATGATCAGGATATCGATTCACCTGTGCCTTCGCGGTTGCAGATTTAA
- a CDS encoding sn-glycerol-3-phosphate ABC transporter ATP-binding protein UgpC yields MAKVVLEDLIKEYRGDSKEPFRAVKKINLEIRDREFMVLVGPSGCGKSTSLRMIAGLEEITDGTISIGDRVVNNVLPKDRDIAMVFQNYALYPHMTVFDNMAFGLKLMKYPKAEIKKRVDDAADILGLQTMLDRKPKALSGGQRQRVAVGRAIVRKPKVFLFDEPLSNLDAKMRVQMRTEISKLHARLNATMIYVTHDQVEAMTMGDRICVMKDGNIMQVDEPLGLYNTPKNMFVAGFIGSPPMNFFHGRLEADGNALKFIEDNDGKPGFTVKLDDRLSRLGQSYAGKEIVFGVRPEDIADALSVSNPNPDSTISAKVEVSEPMGSETYIYLDTGGHSFTARVHSDHKFDIDESLKVCFDLEKAHLFDPKTENVIS; encoded by the coding sequence ATGGCAAAAGTAGTTCTAGAAGACCTGATTAAGGAATATCGTGGAGACAGCAAAGAGCCGTTTCGTGCTGTAAAAAAAATTAATTTAGAGATCCGCGACCGTGAGTTTATGGTTTTGGTTGGGCCTTCGGGTTGTGGTAAGTCCACTTCGCTTCGGATGATTGCCGGTTTGGAGGAGATTACTGATGGGACTATTTCAATTGGTGATCGTGTTGTGAATAATGTCCTGCCTAAGGACCGTGATATCGCGATGGTTTTTCAAAACTACGCGCTTTATCCACACATGACTGTTTTCGACAACATGGCCTTTGGACTCAAACTGATGAAGTATCCGAAAGCTGAGATCAAGAAGCGTGTTGATGATGCAGCGGATATCCTGGGTTTGCAGACGATGTTGGATCGTAAGCCCAAGGCGCTTTCCGGCGGTCAGCGTCAGCGCGTTGCCGTGGGGCGCGCTATTGTTCGCAAGCCCAAGGTTTTTCTTTTTGATGAGCCGCTTTCAAATCTTGATGCGAAAATGCGCGTCCAGATGCGAACTGAGATTTCAAAGCTCCATGCCCGGCTTAATGCCACCATGATTTATGTTACGCATGACCAGGTTGAAGCGATGACCATGGGTGATCGCATTTGCGTCATGAAGGACGGTAACATTATGCAGGTCGATGAGCCGCTCGGTCTATATAATACACCGAAGAATATGTTTGTTGCAGGGTTTATTGGAAGCCCTCCGATGAACTTTTTTCACGGTCGCCTGGAAGCTGACGGAAATGCACTTAAGTTTATCGAAGATAATGATGGGAAGCCTGGTTTCACTGTTAAGTTGGATGACAGGCTTTCTCGGCTTGGCCAAAGCTATGCTGGCAAGGAAATCGTTTTCGGTGTTCGCCCCGAGGATATTGCAGATGCTTTGAGCGTTTCGAATCCGAATCCGGACTCAACCATCTCAGCTAAAGTTGAGGTATCTGAGCCAATGGGATCAGAGACTTATATTTACCTAGACACTGGCGGTCACTCCTTTACCGCTCGAGTTCACAGCGACCATAAGTTCGATATCGATGAGTCGTTAAAGGTCTGCTTCGACTTGGAGAAGGCACATCTGTTTGATCCGAAGACAGAAAACGTGATCAGCTAA
- a CDS encoding outer membrane lipoprotein-sorting protein, giving the protein MFSKNPDLFDCAPVLIAMRNLRFGIQVATMVTAWACLLPFHANGQGPSKQRPTVPKVDQIDQEEGAKLIEKFRLQRLRGDYVFHFDLENIPRRGKKSIYEGIIWGTWNDKGPLSRAIIWSPGKPNEPLMQIIAQGGAKPEVWLWEPGKDVRALEPKEFFEPLLPNNHYSAFDLLMPFVFWDKYQYEGSKRVKGRPAHQFVMWPSDSIREARPDLGAAFIALDANYNALVKAELLDESGDEIQTIEVQSFKEVDDQYIIKQIDLLEEVTRDKSRFIVRGAAVNQKLDPKTFDPKQIKSIPDTRKIPFKGV; this is encoded by the coding sequence TTGTTTTCCAAAAATCCGGACCTTTTCGACTGCGCTCCTGTCCTGATTGCAATGCGAAACCTGAGGTTCGGAATTCAAGTAGCAACCATGGTCACTGCATGGGCGTGCCTGCTTCCCTTTCATGCGAACGGCCAGGGCCCATCGAAACAGAGGCCGACTGTTCCAAAGGTTGATCAAATCGATCAGGAAGAAGGCGCAAAACTAATTGAGAAGTTCCGCCTCCAGCGCCTCCGTGGTGACTATGTATTTCATTTCGACCTGGAAAACATTCCACGGCGTGGAAAGAAGTCCATCTACGAAGGCATTATTTGGGGCACATGGAATGACAAGGGCCCCTTAAGCCGGGCGATTATTTGGAGTCCGGGCAAACCGAATGAGCCACTGATGCAGATCATTGCACAAGGAGGAGCCAAACCAGAAGTCTGGTTATGGGAGCCTGGAAAGGATGTCCGGGCCCTTGAACCCAAAGAGTTCTTCGAACCACTTCTCCCAAACAACCATTACTCTGCTTTCGATCTTCTGATGCCTTTTGTGTTTTGGGATAAGTACCAATACGAAGGGTCGAAACGTGTAAAAGGTCGCCCAGCCCACCAGTTTGTCATGTGGCCATCGGATTCAATTCGGGAAGCACGTCCGGATCTTGGTGCCGCATTCATTGCCCTTGACGCAAACTACAATGCACTCGTAAAGGCTGAACTCCTCGATGAGAGCGGTGACGAGATACAAACCATAGAAGTGCAAAGCTTCAAAGAGGTTGATGACCAGTATATCATCAAACAGATAGATTTACTTGAAGAAGTCACCCGCGACAAAAGCCGCTTTATCGTTCGCGGCGCTGCAGTAAATCAGAAACTGGATCCAAAGACCTTCGATCCAAAGCAAATCAAATCGATTCCTGACACACGCAAGATTCCGTTCAAGGGTGTTTAA
- the secG gene encoding preprotein translocase subunit SecG, which translates to MLTILIGFFTVVLVLICAYVVLIVLMQRASTNAGLGSALGGGAMESALGGGASNVLTRGTVLGAALFFSLAFILYLGHMANYEGDIRPSASLLDADMIAPAVEEEAAPSALQGSLTETNDAAAPADAQPLIQTTITDSADAATKAVTPEVTTESDIKEEAPATEQPAAEAASTTESPTQEEQADASAE; encoded by the coding sequence ATGCTTACCATCCTTATTGGCTTTTTCACCGTAGTGCTCGTTTTGATCTGTGCCTACGTCGTTTTGATCGTACTCATGCAGCGCGCCAGCACGAATGCAGGCCTTGGCTCCGCTCTTGGAGGTGGTGCAATGGAATCTGCTCTTGGCGGTGGTGCCAGTAATGTGCTAACTCGCGGAACAGTCCTTGGGGCCGCATTGTTCTTTTCATTGGCGTTTATTCTTTATCTCGGTCACATGGCCAACTACGAGGGAGACATCCGTCCTTCGGCATCCCTTCTTGACGCAGACATGATTGCGCCAGCAGTTGAAGAAGAAGCAGCACCATCCGCTCTCCAAGGATCTTTGACTGAAACGAACGACGCAGCAGCTCCGGCTGATGCCCAGCCTTTAATTCAGACAACGATCACTGACTCAGCAGACGCAGCAACAAAAGCTGTCACACCTGAGGTCACGACCGAATCTGACATCAAAGAAGAAGCTCCGGCAACGGAGCAACCTGCAGCCGAAGCAGCTTCCACCACTGAGTCACCCACTCAGGAAGAGCAAGCTGACGCTTCAGCTGAATAG
- a CDS encoding cysteine desulfurase: MILKNSPTEALLDVEAVRRDFPILQSSVCGKPLVYLDNAASAQKPQSVIDRLDRYYKEQNANIHRGVHFLSQEATVAYEDARKVVARFINAAEPKECIFTRNATEAVNLVASSWGRANLKAGDEIIISTMEHHANIVPWQMLRDELGVVIKVVPISDTGEFLVEDYKALFTAKTKLAALCQVSNSLGTINPAKVMVEIAHQQGVPVLLDGAQAIAHLPIDVQDLDCDFYVFSGHKLFGPTGIGVLYGKADLLSAMPPYQGGGDMIDRVTFEKTTYRGIPERFEAGTPHISGAIGLATAIEYVEQLGHEAMIAHEQSLLKEATDKLLEIPGLRIYGTAGDKVSVISFTMDGIHPNDAGTILDADGIAVRTGHHCTMPLWQRFGLEGSIRASFAFYNTREEIDLLVTGLGKVQKLLG; encoded by the coding sequence ATGATTCTAAAAAACAGTCCAACTGAAGCATTGCTCGATGTTGAAGCCGTTCGACGCGATTTTCCTATTCTGCAGTCGTCTGTCTGTGGAAAACCTTTGGTTTACCTGGATAATGCGGCCTCGGCCCAAAAGCCACAGTCTGTTATCGACCGCCTCGACCGGTATTATAAGGAGCAAAATGCAAATATCCATCGTGGTGTGCATTTCCTAAGTCAGGAGGCAACAGTCGCTTACGAGGATGCGCGAAAGGTTGTGGCTCGTTTTATCAACGCAGCTGAGCCCAAGGAGTGTATATTTACACGTAATGCGACGGAAGCGGTCAATCTGGTCGCCAGTTCCTGGGGAAGGGCAAACCTCAAAGCAGGCGATGAGATTATTATCTCAACCATGGAACATCATGCCAATATTGTGCCTTGGCAGATGTTGCGGGATGAACTGGGCGTGGTGATCAAAGTGGTTCCAATCAGTGACACTGGTGAATTTCTGGTTGAGGATTACAAGGCATTGTTTACTGCAAAAACCAAGCTGGCGGCTCTTTGTCAGGTTTCGAATTCCCTTGGGACCATTAACCCTGCGAAAGTAATGGTGGAGATTGCGCATCAGCAAGGGGTGCCGGTTCTGCTTGATGGAGCCCAGGCCATTGCGCACTTACCTATCGATGTTCAGGATCTGGATTGCGATTTTTATGTCTTCAGTGGGCACAAGCTCTTTGGTCCAACAGGTATTGGCGTGTTGTATGGAAAGGCTGATCTGCTATCAGCGATGCCACCTTATCAGGGCGGTGGGGATATGATTGATCGCGTCACCTTTGAAAAGACGACCTATCGGGGTATTCCAGAACGTTTTGAGGCGGGAACACCACATATCTCCGGTGCGATTGGTTTGGCTACTGCCATTGAATATGTTGAGCAGTTGGGGCATGAGGCGATGATTGCTCACGAGCAAAGCCTACTGAAGGAGGCAACCGACAAGCTTTTGGAGATTCCAGGTTTGCGGATTTATGGAACGGCAGGGGACAAGGTCTCTGTTATTTCTTTCACAATGGATGGCATTCATCCCAATGACGCCGGAACTATTTTGGATGCCGATGGGATCGCAGTGCGTACGGGTCACCATTGCACGATGCCGCTTTGGCAGCGTTTTGGACTGGAGGGCAGTATCCGTGCATCGTTCGCATTCTATAATACCCGCGAAGAGATCGATTTGCTCGTAACGGGTCTGGGGAAGGTGCAAAAGCTCCTGGGCTGA
- the sufU gene encoding Fe-S cluster assembly sulfur transfer protein SufU — MDLSSTELHREILLDHSKSPQNKGQPAEFDLTAEHRDRETGDEVVIWLSLSGDALVEIHWEAKGSGVLNASCSLMSEHLKGQGIMSALSSIESFLGMLTNSDDIEDWEQFGDTAALSGIRHLPARVQCAALPWRVTQTLLQG, encoded by the coding sequence ATGGATTTGTCGTCAACAGAGCTGCATCGCGAGATTCTCCTGGACCACAGCAAGTCCCCTCAAAATAAGGGCCAACCAGCTGAATTTGATCTTACCGCTGAGCATCGTGATCGGGAAACTGGCGATGAAGTCGTGATTTGGTTGTCTCTTTCTGGAGATGCATTGGTTGAAATTCACTGGGAGGCAAAGGGCAGTGGTGTGCTCAATGCTTCCTGTTCTCTAATGAGTGAGCACTTGAAAGGGCAGGGGATTATGAGTGCTCTTTCGTCTATTGAGTCTTTTCTTGGTATGTTGACGAACTCTGATGATATCGAGGATTGGGAGCAGTTTGGCGATACTGCCGCTCTCTCAGGTATCCGTCATTTGCCAGCCAGAGTCCAGTGTGCGGCATTGCCTTGGCGCGTCACGCAAACACTTTTGCAGGGCTAG
- the hisF gene encoding imidazole glycerol phosphate synthase subunit HisF produces MLSVRIIPCLDVHGGRVVKGVNFVNLIDAGDPVEQAKAYEAQGADELVFLDITASSDERAIMRDVVERTASECFMPLTVGGGLRNLDDIRAMLNAGADKVSLNTSAVNNPELVREASEKLGNQCIVVAIDAKREPEPGADGKPRWRVYTHGGRTPVELDAIEWAREVERLGAGEILLTSMDADGTKDGYDVELTHAVSDAVGIPVIASGGAGTLDHLVEVLQDGKASAVLAASIFHFGTYSITEAKKAIDKAGLPVRLTD; encoded by the coding sequence ATGCTTTCCGTCCGCATCATCCCCTGCCTCGACGTTCATGGTGGACGTGTGGTCAAAGGCGTCAATTTCGTCAATCTGATTGACGCAGGTGATCCGGTAGAGCAGGCCAAAGCCTATGAGGCTCAAGGTGCTGACGAATTGGTCTTTCTGGATATTACGGCCAGCAGTGATGAACGCGCGATCATGCGCGATGTTGTCGAGCGAACGGCATCCGAGTGCTTTATGCCACTGACCGTTGGCGGTGGCCTGAGAAACCTTGATGATATCCGAGCCATGCTCAACGCAGGTGCGGACAAAGTGAGTCTCAACACTTCAGCGGTTAATAATCCGGAACTTGTCAGGGAGGCATCCGAGAAGCTGGGAAATCAATGCATTGTTGTCGCAATTGATGCCAAACGTGAGCCAGAACCCGGAGCTGATGGAAAACCACGTTGGCGTGTTTATACTCACGGCGGACGTACGCCCGTAGAACTTGATGCAATTGAGTGGGCTCGTGAAGTTGAACGTCTGGGAGCCGGAGAAATCCTCCTGACCAGCATGGATGCGGATGGCACCAAAGATGGTTACGACGTCGAATTAACCCATGCAGTCAGCGACGCCGTTGGCATTCCTGTAATCGCAAGTGGTGGTGCCGGAACCTTGGACCACCTCGTAGAAGTCCTTCAGGACGGAAAAGCCAGTGCGGTTCTTGCAGCATCGATCTTCCACTTCGGCACCTATTCGATCACCGAAGCCAAAAAGGCAATTGATAAAGCCGGTTTGCCGGTTCGCCTTACAGATTAA